From Acidobacteriota bacterium, a single genomic window includes:
- a CDS encoding D-2-hydroxyacid dehydrogenase, producing the protein MRIVVLDGYTLNPGDLSWEGLEKLGTTEVHDRTESELTLQRAGGAEVVLTNKTALDAETLRRLKGKGLCYVGVLATGYNVVDIQAARELGIPVTNVPTYGTASVAQFAFALLLELCHHVQLHSDAVRGGEWSRSIEWCFWKTPLIELSGRTMGIVGFGRIGRQVGRIADAMGMRVIAHDAITVNPPDYEGFRWTGVEELLKESDVVSLHCPLFPETEGMINAERLAMMKPTAFLLNNSRGPLIVDQDLADALNAGRIAGAGLDVLSVEPPLETNPLLSAKNCLVTPHISWATREARSRLMDTVVGNVRSFLENQTRNVVNP; encoded by the coding sequence ATGAGAATCGTGGTGCTTGACGGCTACACCCTGAATCCCGGAGATCTTTCATGGGAGGGGTTGGAGAAGCTGGGAACCACCGAGGTTCACGATCGAACCGAATCCGAGCTCACCCTGCAGCGCGCAGGGGGCGCCGAGGTCGTATTGACCAACAAGACCGCCCTGGACGCGGAGACGTTGCGTCGGCTCAAGGGCAAGGGGCTCTGTTACGTGGGGGTGCTGGCCACCGGATACAACGTGGTGGATATCCAGGCGGCCAGGGAACTGGGAATCCCCGTGACCAACGTGCCCACCTACGGGACGGCCTCGGTGGCTCAGTTCGCCTTCGCGCTGCTGCTGGAGCTCTGCCATCATGTGCAGCTCCACAGCGATGCCGTCCGGGGTGGAGAGTGGTCCCGAAGTATCGAGTGGTGTTTCTGGAAGACGCCTCTCATCGAGCTGTCCGGACGGACCATGGGGATCGTCGGATTCGGCCGCATCGGGCGGCAGGTCGGCCGCATCGCCGACGCCATGGGCATGCGGGTCATCGCCCATGACGCCATCACCGTCAACCCTCCGGACTATGAAGGGTTTCGCTGGACCGGTGTGGAAGAGCTGCTCAAGGAATCCGATGTAGTCAGCCTGCATTGTCCTCTGTTCCCCGAGACCGAGGGAATGATCAATGCCGAGAGGCTGGCGATGATGAAGCCTACCGCCTTTCTTCTCAACAATTCCCGGGGGCCCCTGATCGTCGACCAGGATCTGGCCGACGCCCTCAATGCGGGTCGGATTGCCGGGGCGGGGCTCGACGTGCTGTCGGTCGAACCTCCGCTCGAGACCAACCCCCTGCTCTCGGCCAAGAACTGCCTGGTGACTCCCCACATCTCCTGGGCGACCCGGGAGGCCAGGTCACGGCTGATGGACACCGTGGTTGGAAACGTGCGGAGTTTCCTCGAAAACCAAACCCGGAACGTCGTAAACCCCTGA
- the glpX gene encoding class II fructose-bisphosphatase has translation MARIRLPSQNLSRAFLEVVEQSAIAAARTMGIGDREFSDQAAVEVMRKIMDSVPMKGTIVIGEGERDQAPMLYIGERVGKHKDLVEGKQVTHEVDIAVDPLEGTNLCATGAPGAITVLASSEKGGLLNAPDCYMEKIIVGPSSKGVIDIDASVKDNLRAIAKRLDRDVENLVVVVLDRPRHARLIQDIRAAGARIRLITDGDLSAGISVALRGTGVHAVMGIGGAPEGVLTAAALRCLNGEILARLVVKDEEQAERMKSMGIEDPDKVYATTELASGKNIIFAATGVTDGTLLKGVRFFGDGTRTQSILMNLANRHVRFVDTVHLAQRPDISVHL, from the coding sequence ATGGCCCGTATCCGATTACCGTCACAGAACCTTTCCCGCGCATTCCTCGAGGTGGTGGAACAATCCGCCATCGCCGCCGCCCGCACCATGGGCATTGGCGACCGGGAGTTCTCCGATCAGGCCGCGGTGGAGGTGATGCGGAAGATCATGGACAGCGTTCCCATGAAGGGGACCATCGTGATCGGAGAAGGCGAGCGGGACCAGGCCCCCATGCTCTACATCGGGGAAAGGGTCGGCAAGCACAAGGACCTTGTCGAAGGCAAGCAGGTGACGCACGAGGTGGACATTGCCGTCGACCCGCTGGAGGGCACCAACCTTTGCGCCACCGGGGCGCCCGGAGCCATCACGGTGCTGGCCAGCTCCGAAAAGGGCGGGCTGCTGAATGCTCCGGATTGCTACATGGAGAAGATCATCGTCGGCCCCTCCTCCAAGGGGGTCATCGATATCGACGCCTCGGTCAAGGACAACCTCCGTGCCATCGCCAAGAGGCTGGACCGCGACGTGGAGAACCTGGTGGTGGTGGTTCTGGACCGCCCGCGGCATGCTCGACTGATCCAGGATATTCGGGCCGCCGGCGCCCGAATCCGGCTCATTACCGACGGCGACCTGTCGGCCGGAATCAGTGTGGCCCTCCGCGGGACCGGAGTCCATGCGGTCATGGGAATCGGCGGCGCTCCGGAAGGGGTGTTGACGGCGGCGGCGCTCCGCTGCCTGAATGGAGAGATCCTGGCAAGGCTGGTGGTGAAGGACGAGGAGCAGGCCGAGCGGATGAAGAGCATGGGCATCGAGGACCCGGACAAAGTCTACGCCACCACTGAGCTGGCCTCGGGCAAGAACATCATCTTCGCGGCTACCGGCGTCACCGACGGCACCCTGCTGAAGGGGGTGCGGTTCTTCGGAGACGGCACCCGGACCCAGTCGATCTTGATGAACCTGGCAAACCGGCACGTCCGTTTCGTGGACACCGTCCACCTGGCTCAACGTCCCGACATCAGCGTCCACCTGTAG
- a CDS encoding bile acid:sodium symporter family protein codes for MGVLISVLIAATIALFLPEAVLHLEPALAPAFALTMVLVGSLVRAEHRESFRRAPLRPILGLICQYTVMPLTAWLISLAFQEPALRIGIVLVGCMPGAIASNVMTLLFKGDLILSITLTTLATLACPVILAFWLPILAGARLQVPAGSLAVSAVWMVLLPAAAGILLRTYLPAFPQWWDRMAALAASIAIVLIIMVVVAANRERLAETGPFLMAALVTLNLSAYGVAYLAGGLLGWPPAQRRTLVIEVGMQNAGLGSVLAMAHLGQAAAIPSAFYTALCVLTAAVGLPLQRWLEERRSIR; via the coding sequence TTGGGAGTCCTGATCAGCGTCCTGATCGCCGCCACCATCGCCCTCTTTCTACCTGAAGCCGTGCTGCATTTGGAACCGGCGCTTGCGCCCGCCTTTGCGCTGACCATGGTCCTGGTGGGAAGCCTGGTGCGTGCGGAACACAGGGAGAGCTTCCGGCGAGCCCCCCTGAGACCCATCCTGGGCCTGATCTGCCAGTACACCGTCATGCCCTTGACGGCCTGGCTGATTTCCCTGGCCTTCCAGGAACCCGCCCTTCGGATCGGCATCGTGCTGGTGGGGTGCATGCCGGGCGCCATCGCCTCCAACGTCATGACCCTGCTGTTCAAGGGCGACCTGATTCTCTCCATTACCTTGACCACCCTGGCCACCCTGGCCTGCCCGGTGATTCTGGCCTTCTGGCTGCCAATCCTGGCCGGCGCCCGTCTCCAGGTTCCGGCAGGTTCCCTGGCCGTGAGCGCGGTTTGGATGGTGCTGCTGCCGGCAGCCGCCGGGATCCTGCTGCGAACCTACCTTCCGGCGTTTCCGCAGTGGTGGGACCGGATGGCCGCGCTGGCGGCCTCGATCGCCATCGTCTTGATCATCATGGTGGTGGTGGCCGCCAATCGGGAAAGGCTGGCCGAGACCGGCCCCTTCCTCATGGCGGCCCTGGTGACGCTGAACCTGAGCGCCTATGGCGTGGCCTACCTGGCCGGCGGGCTGCTGGGATGGCCCCCGGCTCAGCGCAGGACCCTGGTGATCGAGGTGGGCATGCAAAATGCCGGGCTGGGTTCCGTGCTGGCCATGGCTCACCTGGGACAGGCGGCTGCCATTCCGAGCGCATTCTATACGGCCCTGTGCGTGTTGACCGCCGCCGTGGGCCTGCCCCTGCAGCGGTGGCTGGAGGAACGGCGCTCCATTCGTTGA